In the Adlercreutzia equolifaciens DSM 19450 genome, one interval contains:
- the mrdA gene encoding penicillin-binding protein 2: protein MLVAIIVAVLAAVVVIVAVAAALALRARKETPSVGRAKGVSELSTVGVGSSPFERRSKAQAAREGDVTVSSSEPGAASKKPSDELGRRFAGLAAAAVAIFGALSAKLWSMQIAGSEAYAQAAEENLYTTVKTPAPRGCIYDTNGEALVVNRPSQTVVADPEVADNRDVVRRLSTVLGLPANVVLQRINDAAAGAQSLRVVGEDVRLRDVAFIAEHADAFPGITVEERSQREYPYGALAAHVLGYTSMATPESLENQAAGRDVLAIDTIGSAGVEATYDAYLSGEHGESQVMVDANGRRISVMSDIKDTKGNDLYLTIDARAQYVADAALAKLIAPSGGVIGTGKGSKGAVVALDVTDGSVLVMASFPTFDPTNFTGSIPTELWDKYQEKGAYAPLNNNVVSGQFMAASTFKAFTSLAGLEYGFATEGSSWNCTGKWDGFGTGDVQRCWKHDGHGTLDLHGGIVNSCDTVFYEIGKAFYDHGPAGTGEISETALQDYLGQFGFGEKTDIDLGGEAVGVIPTPAWKAERWQNVPSEATFRGGDYTNMIIGQGDVLVTPLQVACAYAGVATGRIMRPHLLKEVRNSEGETVVTYEPVVERTPEVTEAHLAYVRDALHGMVQESHSVGPLFEELGIDAAGKSGTGEKQDQNDTAWFVAYAPYNDPKYVVACVVEQGGGGSDTAAPVVAEVMGALMDCAAGTSQVKPARISGSPGESVAIANDSGGRED from the coding sequence GTGCTCGTAGCTATCATCGTCGCCGTTCTGGCGGCGGTCGTCGTCATTGTGGCCGTGGCAGCGGCCCTCGCCCTGCGCGCCCGCAAGGAGACGCCCTCGGTCGGGCGCGCCAAGGGAGTCTCGGAACTTTCCACCGTGGGCGTGGGAAGCTCGCCTTTCGAGCGCCGTTCCAAGGCCCAGGCCGCCCGCGAGGGCGACGTCACCGTGTCCAGCTCCGAGCCCGGGGCCGCGTCTAAGAAGCCCTCTGACGAGCTGGGACGCCGCTTCGCGGGTCTGGCGGCGGCGGCCGTGGCCATCTTCGGCGCCCTGTCGGCGAAGCTGTGGTCCATGCAGATCGCGGGATCTGAGGCCTACGCCCAGGCGGCGGAGGAGAACCTGTACACCACGGTGAAGACGCCCGCCCCCCGTGGCTGCATCTACGACACCAACGGCGAGGCTTTGGTGGTGAACCGCCCGAGCCAGACCGTCGTGGCCGACCCGGAGGTGGCCGACAACCGAGATGTCGTGCGACGGCTCTCCACGGTGCTGGGGCTTCCCGCCAACGTGGTGCTTCAGCGCATCAACGATGCCGCCGCCGGCGCCCAGAGCCTGCGCGTGGTGGGGGAGGACGTCCGCCTGCGCGACGTCGCCTTCATCGCCGAGCACGCCGACGCCTTCCCCGGCATCACCGTGGAGGAGCGGTCCCAGCGCGAGTACCCGTACGGGGCGCTCGCGGCCCATGTGCTCGGCTACACGTCCATGGCGACTCCCGAGTCTCTGGAGAACCAGGCTGCCGGCCGCGACGTGCTCGCCATCGACACCATCGGCAGCGCCGGGGTGGAAGCCACCTATGACGCGTACTTGTCCGGCGAGCACGGCGAGAGCCAGGTCATGGTGGACGCCAACGGTCGGCGCATCTCGGTCATGAGCGACATCAAGGATACCAAGGGCAACGACCTCTACCTCACCATCGACGCGCGCGCCCAGTACGTGGCCGACGCGGCCCTGGCCAAGCTCATCGCGCCATCGGGCGGCGTCATCGGCACGGGCAAGGGATCCAAGGGCGCCGTCGTGGCACTCGACGTGACCGACGGGTCGGTGCTCGTCATGGCGAGCTTCCCCACCTTCGACCCGACGAACTTCACCGGCTCCATTCCCACGGAGCTGTGGGACAAATACCAGGAGAAAGGTGCCTACGCCCCCCTGAACAACAACGTGGTGTCCGGCCAGTTCATGGCCGCCTCCACCTTCAAGGCCTTCACCTCCTTAGCCGGCCTGGAGTACGGCTTCGCCACGGAGGGCAGCTCGTGGAACTGCACGGGCAAATGGGACGGCTTCGGCACCGGGGACGTGCAGCGCTGCTGGAAGCACGACGGCCATGGGACGCTCGATCTGCACGGGGGCATCGTGAACTCCTGCGACACGGTCTTCTACGAGATCGGCAAGGCTTTCTACGACCACGGGCCCGCCGGCACCGGCGAGATATCGGAGACGGCGCTCCAGGACTACCTGGGGCAGTTCGGCTTCGGCGAGAAGACCGACATCGATTTGGGCGGCGAGGCCGTGGGCGTCATCCCCACACCGGCCTGGAAGGCCGAGCGCTGGCAGAACGTGCCCTCCGAGGCCACCTTCCGCGGCGGCGACTACACCAATATGATCATCGGCCAGGGCGACGTGCTTGTGACTCCTTTGCAGGTGGCCTGCGCCTACGCCGGCGTGGCCACGGGCCGCATCATGCGGCCCCATCTTCTGAAGGAGGTGCGCAACAGCGAGGGCGAGACGGTCGTCACCTACGAGCCGGTCGTCGAGCGCACGCCCGAGGTGACCGAGGCCCATCTGGCCTACGTGCGCGACGCGCTGCACGGCATGGTGCAGGAGTCCCATTCCGTGGGGCCCTTGTTCGAGGAGCTGGGAATCGACGCGGCCGGCAAGTCCGGCACCGGCGAGAAGCAGGATCAGAACGACACGGCCTGGTTCGTGGCCTATGCCCCCTACAACGACCCGAAGTACGTCGTGGCCTGCGTGGTGGAGCAGGGCGGCGGCGGGTCGGATACGGCGGCGCCGGTGGTGGCCGAGGTCATGGGGGCGCTCATGGATTGCGCCGCCGGCACGTCCCAGGTGAAGCCGGCGCGCATCTCCGGCTCGCCCGGCGAGTCGGTCGCCATCGCCAACGATTCCGGCGGCCGTGAGGACTAG
- a CDS encoding histidine triad nucleotide-binding protein produces MDDCLFCKIVSGEIPSAKVYEDDVCYAFDDIEPEAPVHTLIVPKTHYDNLAAGVPAEVIGHMMSVVPEVARLKGVDESGYRTVVNTGPDSAATVNHLHIHVLGGTKMGRFTFEGSYREAQ; encoded by the coding sequence ATGGACGATTGCCTGTTCTGCAAGATCGTGTCCGGCGAGATCCCGTCGGCCAAGGTATATGAGGACGATGTGTGCTACGCCTTCGACGACATCGAGCCCGAGGCGCCGGTGCACACCCTCATCGTGCCGAAGACCCACTACGACAACTTGGCCGCCGGCGTGCCGGCCGAGGTCATCGGGCATATGATGAGCGTCGTGCCCGAGGTGGCGCGTTTGAAGGGTGTCGACGAGTCCGGCTATCGCACCGTGGTGAACACGGGCCCCGACTCGGCGGCCACGGTGAATCACCTGCACATTCACGTGCTCGGCGGCACCAAGATGGGCCGCTTCACCTTCGAGGGCTCCTATCGCGAGGCACAGTAG
- a CDS encoding YcjF family protein translates to MNLPLDIPALLKAATDIDEARNTPLAVSVYIDETAPGDVVGHVRSAFASAGAKTRVTIGYLDDNLLAEPYGADDMAVIVAGDSPRIGEQAAHIRGAGIPVMVATTAPRAVAAAAEAAGWPVPEGDIVAPNMTNPTPFGDAARALARRITAGSTANEAPNAAAVEAASAAEAAIEDIEHALPVETEPADAEPIPLDAEGAATLDRRMGEWIIAACKDKRLAFALAFPFVRRPLSLDAVRATSVQNAGVGVVVFIPGADMPIMTLNQAKMLLQIAAAYGQPLSAERIKELAAVVGGAFLFRNIARTAVGVVPVLGWAIKGAVGFAGTEAMGHAAIEYFEAGGDIVGVASVVQKARDEAVEAASKAAATPAGGKVIEAARGAGASAFRTLRGKGKGAGKGGARG, encoded by the coding sequence ATGAATCTTCCCCTGGATATCCCCGCCCTCCTGAAGGCGGCCACCGACATCGACGAGGCGCGCAACACGCCTCTGGCGGTGTCGGTCTACATCGACGAGACGGCCCCGGGCGATGTGGTGGGCCATGTGCGCAGCGCCTTTGCGAGCGCGGGGGCCAAGACCCGGGTGACCATTGGGTATTTGGATGACAACCTGCTCGCCGAGCCCTACGGGGCCGACGACATGGCAGTCATCGTCGCCGGGGATTCGCCGCGCATCGGCGAGCAGGCGGCGCACATCCGCGGCGCCGGCATTCCGGTCATGGTGGCCACCACAGCGCCCCGTGCCGTGGCCGCAGCTGCCGAGGCGGCAGGCTGGCCCGTGCCCGAGGGGGACATCGTCGCGCCGAACATGACCAACCCCACGCCCTTCGGGGACGCGGCCCGGGCGCTGGCACGCCGCATCACTGCTGGCAGCACCGCCAACGAGGCGCCGAATGCCGCAGCGGTTGAGGCGGCGAGCGCGGCCGAGGCGGCCATCGAGGACATCGAGCACGCCCTGCCTGTGGAGACCGAGCCCGCCGATGCCGAGCCCATTCCGCTGGACGCCGAGGGCGCGGCCACGCTGGATCGCCGCATGGGGGAGTGGATCATCGCCGCCTGCAAGGACAAGCGCCTCGCCTTCGCGCTGGCGTTCCCCTTCGTGCGCCGTCCGCTGTCCTTAGATGCCGTGCGCGCCACGTCTGTGCAGAACGCCGGTGTGGGCGTCGTGGTGTTCATCCCCGGGGCCGATATGCCCATCATGACGCTCAACCAGGCGAAGATGCTGCTGCAGATCGCCGCCGCCTACGGCCAGCCGCTGTCGGCCGAGCGCATCAAAGAGCTGGCAGCCGTTGTGGGCGGGGCGTTTCTGTTCCGCAACATCGCGCGCACGGCCGTCGGCGTGGTGCCGGTGCTCGGCTGGGCCATCAAGGGAGCTGTGGGATTTGCCGGCACCGAGGCCATGGGGCACGCGGCCATCGAGTACTTCGAGGCCGGCGGCGACATCGTCGGTGTGGCATCGGTGGTGCAGAAGGCCCGCGACGAGGCCGTGGAGGCCGCGTCGAAGGCAGCGGCCACGCCTGCCGGCGGCAAGGTGATCGAGGCCGCCCGCGGGGCCGGGGCCTCGGCCTTCCGTACCCTGCGCGGCAAGGGGAAGGGTGCTGGCAAGGGAGGCGCCCGTGGCTAG
- a CDS encoding TIGR03936 family radical SAM-associated protein, whose translation MADPRLFRLRVTFHETGRLAMLSHLELARALERAVRRAQLPFAVSQGFSPHMRIAFGAALPVGVGGTAEIFDLFLTDYVPAPRALTALQEASPADLYPTEARYIEARDAAASVALPVSTYEVVLSEAPRAVVVPEAITVVRKKKEKTLVPSDFLVGPVSLDGATVRFSLEAKPTGSLRADAFARELVRETVAAGHASEDLRPITFLRVDQRAADGQ comes from the coding sequence ATGGCCGATCCCCGTTTGTTCCGCCTGCGCGTCACCTTCCATGAGACTGGACGTTTGGCCATGCTGTCGCATCTGGAGCTGGCCCGCGCCCTCGAGCGCGCCGTGCGCCGAGCGCAGCTGCCCTTCGCGGTGAGCCAGGGTTTTTCGCCGCACATGCGCATCGCCTTCGGGGCGGCTCTGCCCGTGGGGGTGGGAGGCACCGCCGAGATATTCGATCTGTTCCTCACCGACTACGTGCCGGCGCCCCGTGCCCTTACGGCGTTGCAGGAGGCGAGCCCCGCCGATCTGTACCCCACGGAGGCACGCTACATCGAGGCGCGGGACGCAGCCGCCAGTGTGGCGCTGCCGGTGAGCACCTACGAAGTCGTGCTCTCCGAGGCCCCGCGTGCCGTTGTGGTTCCCGAGGCAATCACCGTCGTGCGCAAGAAGAAGGAGAAGACGCTCGTGCCGTCCGACTTTCTTGTAGGGCCGGTGTCCCTGGACGGAGCCACGGTGCGCTTTTCTCTGGAGGCCAAGCCCACGGGATCCTTGCGCGCCGACGCCTTCGCCCGCGAGCTCGTCCGCGAGACTGTCGCCGCAGGCCACGCTTCGGAGGATCTGCGGCCGATCACCTTCCTGCGCGTCGACCAGCGCGCAGCCGACGGGCAGTAG
- a CDS encoding PLP-dependent cysteine synthase family protein — translation MICDNVLETVGSTPLVRLRRMTGPDDAQVLVKFEAVNVGGSVKTRTALKMIERAEERGELGPDSIIVEPTSGNQGVGLALVAAVKGYAARIIMPDSCSVERRRIMEHYGAEVVCVHDEGDIGACIEECIALAQRMAAEDPRVFVPQQFVNRDNLAAHVDGTAAEILADVRAAGIAIDGFCSGFGTGGTITGVGAEMRAVFPAMQIWAAEPEHAALLSGGAIGTHVQMGIGDGILPAIMDTSLIDEIVVVTDEEALACARRLAREEGLFCGISSGTNVAAALRLARKLGPDKTVVTLAPDTGERYFSTVLFEGE, via the coding sequence ATGATCTGCGATAACGTTCTGGAAACTGTGGGATCGACGCCGCTCGTGCGGCTGCGGCGTATGACCGGGCCCGACGACGCCCAGGTGCTCGTGAAGTTCGAGGCGGTGAACGTGGGCGGCTCGGTGAAGACGCGCACGGCGCTGAAGATGATCGAGCGCGCCGAGGAGCGCGGCGAGCTTGGGCCCGATTCCATCATCGTGGAGCCCACGAGCGGCAACCAGGGCGTGGGACTCGCCCTTGTGGCGGCGGTGAAGGGCTATGCGGCCCGCATCATCATGCCGGACTCCTGCTCGGTGGAGCGCCGGCGCATCATGGAGCATTACGGCGCCGAGGTGGTCTGCGTCCACGACGAGGGCGACATCGGCGCCTGCATCGAGGAGTGCATCGCGCTCGCCCAGAGGATGGCCGCGGAGGACCCGCGCGTGTTCGTGCCCCAGCAGTTCGTGAACCGCGACAACCTGGCAGCCCACGTGGACGGCACGGCCGCGGAGATCCTCGCCGATGTGCGTGCGGCCGGCATCGCCATCGACGGCTTCTGCTCCGGCTTCGGCACCGGCGGCACCATCACCGGCGTCGGCGCTGAGATGCGCGCGGTCTTCCCCGCCATGCAGATCTGGGCGGCCGAGCCCGAGCACGCAGCGCTGCTGTCCGGCGGCGCCATCGGCACCCATGTGCAGATGGGCATCGGCGATGGCATCCTGCCCGCCATCATGGATACCTCACTCATCGACGAGATCGTCGTGGTGACCGATGAGGAAGCTCTGGCGTGCGCGCGGCGCCTCGCCCGGGAAGAGGGGCTGTTCTGCGGCATCTCCTCGGGCACCAACGTGGCGGCAGCTCTGCGGTTGGCCCGCAAGCTCGGCCCGGACAAGACCGTGGTAACGCTGGCCCCCGACACCGGCGAGCGCTACTTCTCCACGGTGCTGTTCGAGGGGGAGTGA
- a CDS encoding TIGR03960 family B12-binding radical SAM protein: protein MARRDLWLRVEPLLSRVERPARYLNHEWGCAAPVAEGDFAFCMIYPDTYELGQANQAVRILVNAVNAMGGMGAERAFLPAVDMADLMREEGVPLFSLESCRPVADFDVVGITLPHELAATNVLETLDLAGIPLRTADRAEGDPIVLAGGPCAYNPEPYAPFFDVILVGEGEEQLPETLALIRELRASGAPRADILREVARRVGGAYVPSLYRWRSEDEAQAAGSWAEPLFDDVPRVVHKRVFEGFADSPALEPMIVPYTEVVHDRLNVEILRGCARGCRFCQAGMMYRPVRERSADNIVDAVARGLAETGYDEVSLTSLSSTDHSQIAEILSRVNADCAGAGVRVSVPSQRLDAFGVEMAELVAGQKKGGLTFAPEAGTQRLRDVINKNVTEDDLFAAIDAAFAAGWRRCKLYFMVGLPTETDDDIKGIASLAQRAYDRAKAAVPPDQRGSVRMSVSCAVFVPKAQTPFQWDGQISPEETLRRVGLLKRSVKYKAVDVHYHDPATSFVEAVMSRGGREVADWVEAAWRRGARFDAWTELFNEEAWTGAAEELGLDPAAIAQAEFPTDYVLPWAHITAAVSPKFLARERERAAAGITTPDCTFENCSACGACPTLGVDIELQQEREGKEAAPAANPYRKVVHPREAEPPCHPDQARQTEGSTEEEAIR, encoded by the coding sequence GTGGCTAGGCGCGATCTGTGGCTTCGGGTGGAGCCTTTGCTCTCCCGGGTGGAGCGGCCGGCCCGCTACCTGAACCACGAGTGGGGCTGCGCCGCGCCGGTGGCCGAGGGCGATTTCGCCTTCTGCATGATCTACCCGGACACCTACGAGTTGGGCCAGGCCAACCAGGCCGTGCGCATCCTCGTGAACGCCGTGAATGCCATGGGCGGCATGGGGGCCGAGCGGGCCTTCTTGCCCGCGGTGGACATGGCCGACCTCATGCGCGAGGAGGGCGTGCCGCTGTTCTCGCTGGAGAGCTGCCGGCCGGTGGCCGACTTCGACGTGGTGGGCATCACGCTGCCCCACGAGCTGGCCGCCACCAACGTGCTGGAGACGCTCGATCTCGCCGGCATCCCGCTGCGCACCGCCGACCGCGCCGAGGGCGACCCCATCGTGCTCGCCGGCGGCCCGTGCGCCTACAACCCGGAGCCCTACGCGCCGTTCTTCGACGTCATCTTGGTGGGCGAGGGCGAGGAGCAGCTGCCCGAGACGCTGGCGCTCATCCGCGAGCTGCGCGCGTCCGGCGCGCCCCGGGCCGATATCCTGCGCGAGGTGGCGCGGCGCGTGGGAGGCGCCTACGTGCCGAGCCTGTACCGCTGGCGCAGCGAGGATGAGGCCCAGGCGGCCGGCAGCTGGGCGGAGCCTTTGTTCGACGACGTGCCGCGTGTGGTGCACAAGCGCGTCTTCGAAGGATTCGCCGACAGCCCGGCGCTCGAGCCCATGATCGTGCCCTATACGGAAGTGGTGCACGACCGGCTGAACGTCGAGATCCTGCGCGGCTGCGCCCGCGGCTGCCGCTTCTGCCAGGCGGGCATGATGTACCGCCCGGTGCGGGAGCGCTCGGCCGACAACATCGTGGACGCCGTGGCGCGGGGCCTCGCCGAGACCGGCTACGACGAGGTGAGTCTGACGTCGCTCTCCTCCACGGATCACTCGCAGATCGCCGAGATCCTCTCGCGGGTGAACGCCGACTGCGCCGGGGCCGGCGTGCGCGTGAGCGTGCCCTCCCAGCGCCTGGACGCCTTCGGGGTGGAGATGGCCGAGCTCGTGGCCGGCCAGAAGAAGGGGGGCCTCACCTTCGCGCCGGAGGCCGGCACCCAGCGGCTGCGCGACGTCATCAACAAGAACGTCACCGAGGACGACCTGTTCGCCGCCATCGACGCCGCCTTCGCCGCCGGCTGGCGCCGCTGCAAGCTGTACTTCATGGTGGGGCTGCCCACCGAGACCGACGATGACATCAAGGGCATCGCGAGCCTGGCCCAGCGCGCCTACGACCGCGCCAAGGCCGCCGTGCCGCCCGACCAGCGCGGCAGCGTGCGCATGAGCGTGTCCTGCGCGGTGTTCGTGCCCAAGGCCCAGACTCCCTTCCAGTGGGACGGGCAGATCTCGCCGGAGGAGACGCTGCGGCGTGTGGGACTGCTCAAGCGCTCGGTGAAGTACAAGGCCGTGGACGTGCACTACCACGACCCCGCGACGTCGTTCGTCGAGGCGGTCATGAGCCGCGGCGGCCGCGAGGTGGCCGACTGGGTTGAAGCGGCGTGGCGCCGCGGCGCCCGATTCGACGCCTGGACGGAGCTTTTCAACGAAGAGGCGTGGACCGGCGCCGCCGAGGAGCTGGGGCTTGATCCCGCCGCGATCGCCCAGGCCGAGTTCCCGACCGACTACGTGCTGCCCTGGGCGCACATCACCGCCGCGGTCTCGCCGAAGTTCCTCGCGCGGGAGAGGGAGCGCGCCGCTGCCGGCATCACGACGCCGGACTGCACCTTCGAGAACTGCTCCGCCTGCGGCGCCTGCCCCACGCTAGGCGTCGACATCGAGCTGCAGCAGGAGCGCGAAGGCAAGGAAGCGGCCCCGGCGGCCAATCCGTACCGCAAGGTCGTGCATCCCAGAGAGGCCGAGCCCCCATGCCATCCCGATCAAGCGCGGCAAACTGAAGGATCTACCGAAGAGGAGGCGATCCGATAA
- a CDS encoding Crp/Fnr family transcriptional regulator: MERNAFLAGTPLFSGVASQEVGAMLDCLDAHERRYAQGERIHHMGDSVSTAGIVLTGRVRIEHVDPWGNVSVVGMRGPGAMFGEAYAAAGEPLLVDVVADQDCTVLFLNLAKVVGPCSCRCDHHALVARNMIAAIARQSLALSRRIFHVAPKSIRGKVLAYLSNEAERTGTREFDIPFNRQQLADYLGVDRSALSAELSRMQKAGLIRCRRNHFALPHSPSNSTVEK, encoded by the coding sequence ATGGAACGAAACGCCTTCCTGGCGGGAACGCCGCTGTTTTCGGGCGTGGCATCGCAGGAGGTCGGCGCGATGCTCGATTGCCTCGATGCCCATGAGCGCCGCTATGCCCAGGGCGAGCGCATCCATCATATGGGGGATTCGGTGTCCACTGCCGGCATCGTACTCACGGGGCGCGTCCGCATCGAGCACGTCGACCCCTGGGGCAACGTGAGCGTCGTGGGCATGCGCGGGCCCGGTGCCATGTTCGGCGAGGCCTACGCCGCCGCCGGCGAGCCGCTGCTCGTGGACGTCGTCGCCGACCAGGACTGCACCGTCCTCTTCCTGAATCTCGCGAAGGTGGTCGGCCCCTGCTCGTGCCGCTGCGACCACCACGCCCTCGTGGCCCGCAACATGATCGCCGCCATCGCTCGGCAGAGCCTCGCCCTCTCGCGCCGCATCTTTCACGTAGCGCCCAAGTCCATCCGCGGCAAGGTGCTCGCCTACCTCTCCAATGAGGCCGAGCGCACCGGCACCCGCGAGTTCGACATCCCCTTCAACCGCCAGCAGCTCGCCGACTACCTGGGGGTGGATCGCAGCGCGCTATCGGCGGAGCTGTCCCGCATGCAAAAGGCGGGGCTCATCCGATGCCGCCGCAACCACTTCGCGCTGCCTCACTCCCCCTCGAACAGCACCGTGGAGAAGTAG
- the rodA gene encoding rod shape-determining protein RodA — MAQQLPQIHSVHSSQRRPAHGSARPAAPSLLSRVPWGFLAVIAVLVAYGLVVCWSAVQGDADYNFTRQLQGVAVGLVAMVALWAFDYRRLSNLTTALLVINVALILLPHVPGLGTDAGMGAKSWIKIGMQVQPGEFAKVTVVLFAASLLARYQGTLDDWREYCKVLGMLLVPFAAIMTQPDLGTGLVYLAISAVVLVMGGAKGRYLLITLIAGIAAIAAVFAVDELLKYQQSDGTWEYRLLKNYQRSRLLVFLNPEGDLSGDGYNLAQAKIAIGSGGLFGKGIGNATQSTHGFLPEAPTDFIFCVLAEEFGFVGVMALIGLYALLIVACLSIARRADNLFGMLIVMGVIGMWLFQILENIGMDCGLMPITGIPLPFVSYGSSFMVVNFALIGLIGSVYSHTSTQSGFARTPSHGRKAS; from the coding sequence ATGGCCCAGCAGCTTCCCCAAATCCACTCGGTTCATTCCAGCCAGCGCCGACCGGCCCACGGCTCGGCGCGCCCGGCCGCACCCTCGCTGCTCTCGCGGGTGCCCTGGGGCTTCCTTGCCGTCATCGCGGTGCTCGTCGCCTACGGCCTGGTGGTCTGCTGGTCGGCAGTCCAGGGGGATGCCGACTACAACTTCACCCGCCAGCTGCAGGGCGTGGCGGTGGGGCTCGTGGCCATGGTGGCCCTGTGGGCCTTCGACTACCGGCGCCTTTCGAACCTCACCACGGCGCTGCTCGTCATCAACGTGGCGCTCATCCTTCTGCCCCACGTTCCGGGCCTCGGCACCGACGCGGGCATGGGGGCGAAGTCCTGGATCAAGATCGGCATGCAGGTGCAGCCCGGCGAGTTCGCGAAGGTCACGGTGGTGCTCTTCGCCGCGAGCCTTCTGGCCCGCTACCAGGGCACGCTGGACGATTGGCGCGAGTACTGCAAGGTGCTCGGGATGCTGCTCGTTCCGTTCGCGGCCATCATGACCCAGCCGGATTTGGGCACGGGTCTGGTGTACCTGGCCATCTCGGCGGTGGTGCTCGTCATGGGAGGCGCCAAGGGGCGCTACCTGCTCATCACGCTTATCGCCGGCATCGCGGCCATCGCGGCCGTGTTCGCCGTCGACGAGCTGCTGAAGTACCAGCAGTCCGACGGCACGTGGGAGTACCGCCTCTTGAAGAACTACCAGCGCAGCCGCCTGCTCGTGTTCCTGAACCCCGAGGGAGACCTCTCCGGCGACGGTTACAACCTCGCCCAGGCCAAGATTGCCATCGGCAGCGGTGGCCTGTTCGGCAAGGGCATCGGCAACGCCACGCAGTCGACCCACGGCTTTCTGCCCGAGGCCCCCACGGACTTCATCTTCTGCGTTCTGGCCGAGGAGTTCGGGTTCGTGGGCGTCATGGCGCTCATCGGCCTGTACGCCCTGCTCATCGTGGCGTGCCTCTCCATCGCCCGGCGCGCCGACAACCTCTTCGGCATGCTCATCGTCATGGGCGTCATCGGCATGTGGCTCTTCCAGATTTTGGAGAACATCGGCATGGACTGCGGCCTTATGCCCATCACGGGCATCCCGCTGCCCTTCGTCAGCTACGGCTCCTCGTTCATGGTCGTGAACTTCGCGCTCATCGGGCTCATCGGCTCGGTGTACTCCCATACGTCCACGCAGTCCGGCTTTGCCCGGACTCCCTCTCACGGAAGGAAGGCCTCATGA